The stretch of DNA AGGTTTATCGACAGCGCTTTCTGCCAGTAATGCAGAAAACAAAAACAGGATAAACGAATTAGTGAAGGAAATAGATGAGTGCATTGCATTGATAACGAAATAACTGATTAACAAGAAGTAAAGAGTCAACAACTCTTGAAAATTTTTAGCAAATGCCCGAAGTTTCAATTAAGATAAAAATTGCAGGCCGTGAGTACCCTCTAACCGTTAAACACGACGAGGAAGAAAAAATACTTAAGGCCGCAGCATTGATTAACGAACAAGTAAGTGAATACGAAAAGAATTATTCCGTAAACAACAAGCAAGATTTGCTGGCAATGAGCGCACTTCACATGGCTACTCAACTTGTAAAATTACAGCAAACAGCAGTTAAAACGGAACAAACCGCAAACTTGACCAATCAATTAATTGAACTCGAACGCTACGTTTCTGATTATCTGAATAAAGCATAACACTACAGTATCAACCCCAAATTATTATTTGGGAGCTTGTTACCTAAGCGGCGAATCAGCCAATCGTTTCATTCTCCTTCACACAAAGTTTAATAAGCCTGTTAACTACAGGTAAAATTTAATTAACCATTAAAAAAACTGAGTATGAATATTATTATGATTTGTGTGGGTGTTGTAGTTGGACTTCTTATAGGAATTGCACTGGCAAACACTTTACTCAAAAAATCGCTCGAAAAAAAGAGCCAACAAGTTTTAAAGGATGCTGAAGCAGAAGGAGAAGTACTGAAAAAGGAAAAAATTTTACAAGCAAAAGAAAAATTCCTGCAACTTAAAACCGAACACGAAAAAGTAATCAACGAAAAAAACAATCATCTACAAGTAGCTGAAAATCGTATTAAGCAAAAGGAACAGTCTGCATCTCAAAAAATGGAAGAGTTGCAACGTAAACAAAATGAAGCAACTAGTTTAAAGGAAAGCCTTGCAGCACAACTCGAAATTGTTTCGAAAAAGCAATCTGAATTAGAAAAATCGCACAAAAAGCAGGTTGAACAATTGGAAGTTATTGCCGGCTTAAGTAAAGAAGATGCCCGCAACCAATTGGTGGAGGCACTTAAAGCGGAAGCTAAAACGCAAGCAATGGCTCATATTAAAGACATTGCCGAAGAAGCCAAATTAACTGCGAGCAAAGAAGCTAAAAAAATTGTGATTCAAACCATTCAGCGTGTTGCTACCGAGCATGCAGTTGAAAATTCAGTTTCGGTTTTTAATATCGAAAGTGATGAAATGAAAGGACGAATTATTGGCCGTGAAGGTCGTAACATACGTGCTTTAGAGGCAGCAACAGGTATTGAAATTATTGTTGACGATACCCCTGAAGCTATCATTCTTTCAGGCTTTGATCCGGTGCGTCGCGAAATTGCACGACTTAGCTTACACGCGCTTGTTACGGATGGTCGTATTCACCCTGCACGTATTGAAGAGGTTGTTGAAAAAACAAAAAAGCAAATTGAAGAAGAGATTATTGAAATTGGAAAACGTACTACCATCGATTTAGGTATTCATGGCTTAGCGCCTGAGTTGATTCGCATGGTGGGTCGTATGAAATACCGTTCGTCGTATGGACAAAACTTGTTACAACACTCGCGCGAAGTAGCCAATTTATGCGCGATTATGGCTACCGAGCTTGGCTTAAATGTGAAAATGGCGAAGCGCGCAGGTTTGTTACACGATATTGGAAAAGTGCCTGATGACCAACCCGAAGTGCCACATGCTATTTTGGGTATGAAGTTAGCGGAGAAGTTTAAAGAACATCCGGATGTATGTAATGCAATTGGAGCGCATCACGATGAGGTGGAAATGACCAGTTTAATATCGCCAATTGTACAGGTTTGCGATGCAATATCAGGTTCTCGTCCCGGCGCTCGTAGAGAAATAGCTGAAAGTTATATTAAGCGTTTAAAGGATTTAGAAGCGCTTGCATTGGGATATCCGGGAGTTTTGAAAACCTATGCTATTCAAGCAGGACGAGAATTGCGCGTGTTGGTTGAAAGCGAAAAAATTTCGGATAAGGAAGCAGAAACATTATCGTTTGATATTTCGCAAAAAATTCAAACCGAAATGACTTATCCTGGACAAGTAAAAATAACTGTTATACGCGAAACCCGAGCAGTTAATTATGCGAAGTAAACTTAGCTGAAGCTATTTTGAAAACTGAAAAATAATAATTGATTCGTCACTTCACTCGAAATTTTCGCTGAAGGAAATAATCACTTATAAAAGTTTACTGAACAATCTTGCTAAACGCGATTTTTTAGTTCGTTACAAGCAAGCTTATATTGGAATTGCATGGGCTTTATTCAAACCCTTAATTAGCATACTCATATTCGGTTATATTTCCAGCAAAATTAATCCGGGCACATCAACGGCAACTAATTTTGTTTATGTAGCAGCTGCCATGCTTTTGTGGCAATTGTTTTCGAACATTTTTAACGATGTAAGCAATTCTATTTTAGGAAATGCCAATTTATTTTCAAAAGTATATTTTCCTAAAATCATTATACCCATTAGTACCATCTTAGTTTGCCTAATCGATTTTTTTATTTCGCTTAGTATTTTGGTTGTGTTGTTTATTATTTCCGGACAAAGCATACACTGGCAATTGTTATTAGCACCGATTTTTGTAGCACTAACAATACTAAACGGATTTGGAATAGGACTTTATTTTGCAACCATCAATGTAAAATACAGAGATGTAAAATTTATTGTACCGGTAATCATACAATTTGGAATGTATTTGAGTCCGGTGATTTTTTCAACCAGCTATTATCTCGATCGGCTTCCATCCTATTTGCATTGGGTATTTTGTTTAAATCCCATGGTTGGCGCTATTGATGGTTTTAAATATTGTCTTTTCGGAGGTGAAATGATTTACAATTTACCTTACTTTATTGTGTCCATAGCTGTTTCCTTTCTTTTTTTAATTATTGGATTAAAGTACTTCTATAAGTTTGAACGTAGTTTTGTGGATTACATTTAAAGATGTCAAAAAACACTATCATAAAAGTTGAAGGTTTAAGTAAAAAGTATTTACTGAACAAACAGCTTGCACCTAAAAGTGATACTTTATATGGAAGTATTTTAGACCAACTAAAGAATTTTCGTTCGCTTAATTCAAAGAAACAACAAGAAGAATTTTGGGCCTTATCCAATCTTAGTTTAGAAATAAAAGAAGGTGACCGTGTTGGAATTATAGGAAGAAACGGAGCAGGAAAATCGACCTTGCTTAAAATTCTTTCGCGCATTACCCCTCCTACTTCCGGCAAAATAATTTTAGGTGGCCGAGTTGCTTCCTTACTTGAGGTAGGAACCGGATTTCATGGTGATTTATCAGGTCGAGAAAATATTTATTTGAATGGTTCCATACTTGGAATGACCAAACTAGAAATCACTAAAAAATTTGATGAAATAGTTGCCTTTGCCGAGATTGAAAAATTTTTGGATACTCCTGTTAAGCGCTATAGTAGCGGAATGTATGTTCGTTTAGCGTTTGCTGTTGCTGCACACCTCGAACCCGATATCCTAATTGTAGATGAAGTATTGGCAGTTGGCGATGCTGAATTTCAAAAAAAGTGTTTGGGCAAAATGAAGGATGTGAGCGGACAAGGTCGCACAGTATTATTTGTGAGTCATAACATGCAAGCTATTTCAACATTGTGCGATCAGGGAATATTACTGAACAAGGGTACACTTCATACGGCAGGACCAATAGATACATGTTTGCACAACTATTTTGGTTTGTTAAAAGACTATAGTTTTAATGAAAATACTGCAAAAAACGATCGACAAAGCAGAGCGAATGGTAAGGCTGCATTTTCGAAAGCTATTGCGCTTCTTCCCGATGGTAGCGAAAATAAATTTTGGTCGTTTCGCTATGATGAAACTTTGCGCTTTAGTTTTGAATGTAAGGTGCATGAAGTATGCGATGGATTAACTTTTTATATGGCCATAAAAGGCACTACTTCCGAAACCATCATCACTAACATTAAAACCAACATTGTAAGTAAGGATTTGAAAGTTGGCGATACTATTTCGTTTAAGTTAAGTATTCCGGCTTGTCATGTACGTTCAGGGCAGTACGATTTGTATTTCGCCATTGGCAATAAAGCGGGTACTTCATGGTACGATGTAATTGATGGAAATATTAATTTACCGGCCTTAATTGTTACCGCCATCAATGAGGATATTCACGATAATATTGGATATATTACCATTCCTTATTCGATTGATGAAAAAACTTATTAAAAAAATCATTGCTTATTTTTTTTCAGATTCATCAAAAGAACCTGCAGCTATTCCAGGATGCAAGTTGCTTGTTGGCCCCAATTGTAGCATCGATCCTACAGCACTACTAAATGGTACTGAAACTTCAGAAATAATCTTAGAGGGAGATAATTACATTGGCCGAAATGTTGAAATTGGTCCACTTACAAAAATCAGCTTAGGCAATAATACTTCTCTTCAAGACCGTTGCATTTTATTAGGTGATATTGAAATAGGAAAAAGTTGTCTTTTTGCACCCAATGTATTTATATCATCAGGGCGACATTATTTTGATTTGCATCCCGAAATGTATATTAAAGATCAAGATGAACTGGTGCAAAATTCAGCCGAATTAAAGGCCCGCCATTCCCGAAAAATTAGTATTGAAGACGATTGTTGGATTGGTGTAAATGCAGTGATTATGCCGGGTGTTACAATCGCTAAAGGAAGTGTTATAGGAGCAAATTCGGTAGTAACTAAAAATGTTGAACCCTATACAATTGTTGCCGGCATACCTGCCACCGAGGTAAAGAAGAGATTGCAATTTAAGGCAAAACATACATTAGATGCATTAAAGGATGCTGACTTACCTTACTTTTATTCCGGTTTTTATTGTTCAAGCAAGCATTTGACAGTGTCACGTAAAAAAGGGGGTGTTCAAAGTTCTAGTTATTTTAAACTATTTCTTGAATACACTAACTTCCAAAAAATAACGCTGCACCTTGTGAATCCTACAAGTGATTCATTGACTTTGAACTATCACGGACAAACTCAACATATAGCTCCATTAAGCGATTCAAAGTGTATATTTGATATTGAAAATACTTACTTACATGAATTTAAGCTGGAAGCTACTAATGCAGCTACAGCTAAAATTGATTCGTTAGGTCTTATTGTTAAATTAGTAGAAGCAACATGATACAAAGTATAAAAGGAATTATTTCGGGCCTAATTCCGGAACAAGTGAAACTTCGTATTGATCAAAAAAAAACCGAAAAGATTTACCGTCAAGGTTTTGAAGCATTCACTAAAAGCGGTGAAACGCCAGATGCAGCGTACATGGCTATGATAAATTTGTATTGTTCAACCAATGGCAAATTTAGTGAGATGGAACACAATGCGCATAAAATTCCAACCAATACAAAAGCACAAGAAATGAACAGTGTTATTGGTGCGGTAACGAAGCATGATTTTTCAAATTATAACAGCACCTTGCAAAAAGATGGATATGTAAATTTATATCGAAAAATTCCACAACACCTGGTTGATGCCTTATATCAATTCGCCTTGAAAACTCCTGCACGAATTGCTCCTAACTACGACAAACCGCTTGTATACGATGCCTTGCATCCTCAATCTGAAATTTATCGTTTTACAATGAACGATTTGGTAAACAATCCCGCTATTCAAGAATTGATTATGGATCCTGCCTTGATTCAAATAGCACGCGATTACTTAAATTGTGAACCAATCTTCGATTTTCCGGCAATGTGGTGGAGTACTGCATTTTTAAAAGAAGCTTCTTCAGAAGCAGCACAACTGTATCATTTTGATATGGATCGTTTAAAGTGGTTGAAAATTTTCATTTACCTGAACGATGTTACTGAAGAAAATGGACCACATCGTTATATAAGAGGTTCGCATAAAATAGGAGCTAAACCTGATCACTTATTAAAAAGAGGCTACGTTAGAATACCCGATGAAGACTTAAAAGACCACTATTCGAAAAACGATTTTATTGAAGTATGTGCTTCTGTAGGTAGCGTATTTGCTGGTGATACCAAGTGTTGGCACAAAGGTACACCTTTACAAAAAGGTGATCGTTTGGTACTAGAATTTGAATATACCGGTTGCATGTTTGGTGTAAATCATCCCAAATTTGAACTAGAATCTCCGAATGAAAAATTTAAAAAGTTCTGTTTAGATAATAAAATTTATTCGTCTAACTTTCGCATTAAATCATGAGGTTACCGGGATTTTTTGGACTCTTCTTTAAAAGCATTTCCCAATTTTTTGAAATCAAAAAACAGGACGAAAATGAGTTAAGGTACATCCGTGAAATTCCAAAGTTTCCCTATTTTTCAACTAAATCAACGCAAAAAAAGTCGGGTTATGTATTGATGCAAGCGGCAAAGGATTATGAGTTTGCTATATTGTATCCCTTACTGGCTAACATTCTTAGTAAAAAACACCAAGCTAACATTGGATTGTGGATGATGCGCAGTCGCGTTGAAAGTATTTATCATGCAAGTAAACATTATCAGTGGCTGAATCACATAAGGTTTAATCGATTTTCAGATGCTAAGTGGAGTCGTTTGTATGCCTTGTTGGGTGGTGAAATACTCTTTGAAAATTCAAGGCAATATAAAGATGATGCAAAAGTAAAACAGTTGGCGCAACAATTTTATTCGCAACTAAAATCGCGCGAAGATGTTTTAAAAATTAGTATTGATGGAATGCTACTTGGTGACTTAATGTATGATTTTTACTTACGTATAGCCAATAAACCAACTGTTTCAATACAAGATCCTTTTTTGTACTATGTAATTGAGCAAGGAATTCATAATTATTATTGTGCAAAGGAACTTTTTGAAACAAAAAAAATACATTGCGTAATTACAACTTATACAACCTATACGCATCATGGAATAATTGTTCGACATGCGTTGAAACGAGGAATTGAGGTATATGCTTTTGGAAATGCTACTGAGTTTGTGTTAAAGCTTAAATCAGAATTCCCACATCACTGCAAAGATTACACAAGCTACGCTGAGCAGTTTTCACTTTTGGATAATAAAGAACAAAAACTTGCCGAAGCAAAAGAAAAGTTTGAAATGCGCTTTTCAGGAAAAATTGATGCTGCATTGTATTATATGCGAAGTACCGGTTTTACTGAGCTTGACCCAAATGCAAAAAAAATATTTAAAGCAGGTGAACGCAATCGAGTAGTAGTATTTTTACATTGCTTTTTTGATAGTCCGCACATTTATAGGAACATGCTTTTTCCGGATTTTTACACTTGGCTGGAATTTACTTTGAGTGAAGCATTAAAAAATACCGAGGTTGATTTTTATGTAAAGCCTCATCCCAATGCACTTCCGGGTAATGAAGAAATTGTTGCAGAATTTAAACAGCGTTTTACAGGAATTCATTTTCTAGATAAAACAGTTTCAAACAATCAATTAATAGCTGAAGGATTTACTGCAGCTATAACTGTTTATGGAACCTTAGCACACGAATATCCTTATCGTGGAATTCCGGTTTTATGCGCAGGTGATAATCCGCATGCTTCTTTTGATTTTTGTTATCAACCCAAAAGCATTTTAGAATATGCAAAGGCTATCCAAAATATTTCTCAACTTAAAGTAAAAGCAAGTGATAAAGAAGAAATATTAAAATTTTATTACATGCATAATTTAATTAAAGCCAGCCCTATTGATAAAAACATCTTTGGATACAAAGAATACGTTGGTAACGGCAATGACTCGGAAGCTTTGATTAAATTTTTGGATCAATATAAAAATGATGCAGCATCGTTTGAAGATAAAATGAATTTTATAGAAAAGCATTTTTAAACCCGCAGGATGAAAACACTTGCCCCTATTGCTTTATTTGCTTACAATCGTCCACAACATTTGCGAAAGGTACTTGAATCATTGCAAAATAATAAACTTGCAGAAGAATCGGATTTATATATTTTTTGTGATGGACCAAAAACTACTGCTACTGCTGAAGAACTTGCTAAGATTGAAGCTGTAAGAGTGGTTGCTGCCGAAAATAAATGGTGTAAAACAGTTACCATACGTACACAAAGTAAAAACCAAGGATTAGCGAATTCAATTATTCACGGTGTTACCGAAATTGTTTCCTAACCTTTCAAAAAATAATTGTTTTGGAAGATGACTTGGTTCCTTTCCCCTATTTTTTAAGTTATATGAATGCTGCTCTAGATATGTATGAGAACGAAACCAACGTAGCATGCATATCGGCATATGTATATCCAGTGAAGTCAAAATTACCTGAAACCTTTTTTATTCAAGGAGCCGATTGTTGGGGATGGGCAACTTGGCAACGTGCATGGAATTGTTTTGAAGCGGATGGTAAAAAATTGTTGGAACATATTGAATCGAATGCTTTGCAAAAAAAAATCGATTTTGATTTTACCTATCCTTATGTTCAGATGTTGAAAGATCAAATTAATCATAAAAATGATTCGTGGGCAATACGTTGGTATGCATCTGCTTTTATTAAAAATATGCTGTGCTTATACCCCGGCAAATCCTTGATTCAAAACATAGGAATTGATGGCAGTGGCACGCATAGTGGGAGCTCTGACAAATGGAATGTTGAAGAATTTAACGAGAATATATTACTTCAAAAAATTCCAACTGTTCAACACAAACATGGATATAGGGCATTTAAACATTACTTTAAATCATTAGGTCCGGCTTTAAAATTGAGAGTTAAGAACTTTATTAAAAAAATACTTGGAAGGTGAAATTAAATTTCTGCACACTTTTTAATTCTGCTTACTTATCAAGAGGCTGGGCAATGTACCAATCGCTGCTGCATCAATGCGATGACTTTCATTTATATGTTTTTGCATTTGATGAACTTTGTTATCAATTTTTAAAACAACAAAACACGCCACATTTAACTGTAGTTTCTTTGAAGGAATTTGAAAATGATGCACTGTTGGCAGTAAAACCAACTAGATCAGCTGCTGAATATTGTTGGACATGCTCTGCTTCTACCCTTCACTATTGTTTTGAAAACTTTCAATTATCTAATTGCACCTACATCGATGCAGATATGTTGTTTTACTCGAATCCAAGAATTTTAGTAGACGAAATGGGTGATAATTCTGTATTAATAACTTCACATCGTTATACTCCAGAGTACGACCAATCGCTTGCTAGCGGAAAATACTGTGTTCAATTTGTTTGTTTTAAAAACGATGTCCGCGGACGTGCGGTACTTAATTGGTGGAAAGATGCTTGTATTGACTGGTGTTATGCACGTGTTGAAAACGGAAAATTTGGAGATCAAAAATACCTGGATGAATTTGCTTCACGATTTGAAGGTGTGCACGAATTACAGCATTTAGGCGGTGGTTTGGCACCTTGGAATATTCAACAATACCAATTTAAATACAACAACCATGCGCTTCAGGGCATTGAAAAATTGAGTGAAAAAAAATTCGATGTGGTGTTTTATCATTTTCATGGATTAAAATTCTTTGACCATAATATGGTTTCATTAACCGATGCTCAGTATGCGATAAATTCAAGTATTCAGCAATTATTTTACTTTCCTTATATCAAGCACTTAAATGAA from Bacteroidota bacterium encodes:
- a CDS encoding cell division protein ZapA — protein: MPEVSIKIKIAGREYPLTVKHDEEEKILKAAALINEQVSEYEKNYSVNNKQDLLAMSALHMATQLVKLQQTAVKTEQTANLTNQLIELERYVSDYLNKA
- the rny gene encoding ribonuclease Y, giving the protein MNIIMICVGVVVGLLIGIALANTLLKKSLEKKSQQVLKDAEAEGEVLKKEKILQAKEKFLQLKTEHEKVINEKNNHLQVAENRIKQKEQSASQKMEELQRKQNEATSLKESLAAQLEIVSKKQSELEKSHKKQVEQLEVIAGLSKEDARNQLVEALKAEAKTQAMAHIKDIAEEAKLTASKEAKKIVIQTIQRVATEHAVENSVSVFNIESDEMKGRIIGREGRNIRALEAATGIEIIVDDTPEAIILSGFDPVRREIARLSLHALVTDGRIHPARIEEVVEKTKKQIEEEIIEIGKRTTIDLGIHGLAPELIRMVGRMKYRSSYGQNLLQHSREVANLCAIMATELGLNVKMAKRAGLLHDIGKVPDDQPEVPHAILGMKLAEKFKEHPDVCNAIGAHHDEVEMTSLISPIVQVCDAISGSRPGARREIAESYIKRLKDLEALALGYPGVLKTYAIQAGRELRVLVESEKISDKEAETLSFDISQKIQTEMTYPGQVKITVIRETRAVNYAK
- a CDS encoding ABC transporter permease; this translates as MIIDSSLHSKFSLKEIITYKSLLNNLAKRDFLVRYKQAYIGIAWALFKPLISILIFGYISSKINPGTSTATNFVYVAAAMLLWQLFSNIFNDVSNSILGNANLFSKVYFPKIIIPISTILVCLIDFFISLSILVVLFIISGQSIHWQLLLAPIFVALTILNGFGIGLYFATINVKYRDVKFIVPVIIQFGMYLSPVIFSTSYYLDRLPSYLHWVFCLNPMVGAIDGFKYCLFGGEMIYNLPYFIVSIAVSFLFLIIGLKYFYKFERSFVDYI
- a CDS encoding ABC transporter ATP-binding protein; the encoded protein is MSKNTIIKVEGLSKKYLLNKQLAPKSDTLYGSILDQLKNFRSLNSKKQQEEFWALSNLSLEIKEGDRVGIIGRNGAGKSTLLKILSRITPPTSGKIILGGRVASLLEVGTGFHGDLSGRENIYLNGSILGMTKLEITKKFDEIVAFAEIEKFLDTPVKRYSSGMYVRLAFAVAAHLEPDILIVDEVLAVGDAEFQKKCLGKMKDVSGQGRTVLFVSHNMQAISTLCDQGILLNKGTLHTAGPIDTCLHNYFGLLKDYSFNENTAKNDRQSRANGKAAFSKAIALLPDGSENKFWSFRYDETLRFSFECKVHEVCDGLTFYMAIKGTTSETIITNIKTNIVSKDLKVGDTISFKLSIPACHVRSGQYDLYFAIGNKAGTSWYDVIDGNINLPALIVTAINEDIHDNIGYITIPYSIDEKTY
- a CDS encoding acyltransferase — its product is MKKLIKKIIAYFFSDSSKEPAAIPGCKLLVGPNCSIDPTALLNGTETSEIILEGDNYIGRNVEIGPLTKISLGNNTSLQDRCILLGDIEIGKSCLFAPNVFISSGRHYFDLHPEMYIKDQDELVQNSAELKARHSRKISIEDDCWIGVNAVIMPGVTIAKGSVIGANSVVTKNVEPYTIVAGIPATEVKKRLQFKAKHTLDALKDADLPYFYSGFYCSSKHLTVSRKKGGVQSSSYFKLFLEYTNFQKITLHLVNPTSDSLTLNYHGQTQHIAPLSDSKCIFDIENTYLHEFKLEATNAATAKIDSLGLIVKLVEAT
- a CDS encoding phytanoyl-CoA dioxygenase family protein → MIQSIKGIISGLIPEQVKLRIDQKKTEKIYRQGFEAFTKSGETPDAAYMAMINLYCSTNGKFSEMEHNAHKIPTNTKAQEMNSVIGAVTKHDFSNYNSTLQKDGYVNLYRKIPQHLVDALYQFALKTPARIAPNYDKPLVYDALHPQSEIYRFTMNDLVNNPAIQELIMDPALIQIARDYLNCEPIFDFPAMWWSTAFLKEASSEAAQLYHFDMDRLKWLKIFIYLNDVTEENGPHRYIRGSHKIGAKPDHLLKRGYVRIPDEDLKDHYSKNDFIEVCASVGSVFAGDTKCWHKGTPLQKGDRLVLEFEYTGCMFGVNHPKFELESPNEKFKKFCLDNKIYSSNFRIKS
- a CDS encoding glycosyl transferase, whose translation is MKLNFCTLFNSAYLSRGWAMYQSLLHQCDDFHLYVFAFDELCYQFLKQQNTPHLTVVSLKEFENDALLAVKPTRSAAEYCWTCSASTLHYCFENFQLSNCTYIDADMLFYSNPRILVDEMGDNSVLITSHRYTPEYDQSLASGKYCVQFVCFKNDVRGRAVLNWWKDACIDWCYARVENGKFGDQKYLDEFASRFEGVHELQHLGGGLAPWNIQQYQFKYNNHALQGIEKLSEKKFDVVFYHFHGLKFFDHNMVSLTDAQYAINSSIQQLFYFPYIKHLNEAKRFINSLDTSFNPHGNSGLAPYSKLSFKTLLRFYKEGIQNSRRNVLGFGLGKRIQHHYFFENTAT